In Heliangelus exortis chromosome 27, bHelExo1.hap1, whole genome shotgun sequence, the genomic window aaattcttggaGGATttttccccagggagctgcagcacgTGGCTGGCCGAGTGCCTCAGCCCGAAGCTCCTGAGTGAGCAGATTTGttgatttctgatttctttttttttttttcattctgggAAATCAGAATGATGAAACAACCCCaagcccttcccttccccacagccTGAGGGGACTCCTCCTCCCCACACCACCAGAAAttgaggaggcagcagaggggaaaggagcagagatgGCCGAGGGCGAGGACTCTCCCTACGAGAACTGGGGCTTGGCTGAGAAGATGGAGTTGGAGAAGCAAGAATGGAGGAAACCACCTCAAAAAGGTACCAGGGTTTGGGGAGTGGCTTTGGAGATTGAGGGAggagtggggtggggaggaggttTCATCTCTCCAAACTGGTTTGGCTCTGGAATCAGAACCCAATCCCACCCCTGGCTTCCTCCCGTGCGCTCGAGGAACTGGGGGTGGAGGACGAGGTGGGGGGAGCCCCCCCAGAGGCTCTTTTTGGGGGGTCTGGGCTCTTCTTGAAGATAAGACTTGTGTGGGGGTATTGTTTGGGGGTCACCTCACCCCACTTCATCCTCAGCAGTGTTGTCCCTCCCTGGCTCATCCCTGGGCAAAGCCATCATGCTGCTCTACGTGCTCCTGGCTCTCACCTTTGTTCTCCTCATGACTCTCACCATCGTCAGCCTCTGCAGAGGTGAGTCCAGCCCTGTGGCCCCTCAGTGAtcccacccagcacagggtgggcacaatttttggggggaaaacCCCAGGAGATGGAGGAAAAAGTGGCTCTGAGCTGGATCCCTCCCTCTTCCACAGCATCCTCAGTGCAGGAGGCGTTGGAAGGAGCGCAGATGCGGAGCGAGGAGGGGCAGGCAGTGGCATGGCAGAACCTCTCAAAGGTCCAGCACACCCTGGGTATGACACCTCACCCCCAAAAATGTCTTCCTAGCACCCAAAAcctgggtggattttctccctGGGTCCTTTTTctaagaataaaaagaaaaaaaaaaaaaaagaagaacctCGAACTGAAGCCACCAGGACAGAGATGGTTGGGGCTTGGGTTGAggtttctcctctttctcctcagaaaaaaagctctCTGGGGAGCTCCAGGTGATTCACAGCCAACTTCTGAATGGTAtgcccaaaaaaaaagaaaaaagggttttggggaaaaattccaactgcagggtgcaggcagcagtgaaATGAGGTGAAAAGTGGAGATTTCCCTCCTTCCAGTGTCCCGAGAAGTGGAGAACGTGCAGTGGAAGGTGgcccagagcaaagcagggggggagagggagctgTGGGGTCGCCTCCATGCCCTGGGTGAGAGCCTGGTTTTGGTGGAAAAAACTCTTCATTTGGGGTTCTCCTCCATTGCCCAAACGTTTGGTGGTGGGCAGAGGCTCCAGAGATTTCCTGGGATGTGGTCTGGGAGTGCTGGATGAGCTCTGGAGCTGGAAGAGGAACCTGGTGAGCAAAGATCTCAAGAAGttgctgcagagaagaaagagaagtgcAACTCACAGCAGGAAGACACCCAGGGTTTAAAttgaagggaaaaggggaagggagacaAAAATGAGGGCTGGTTGGGGtattttgggtttattttttgacattttgacATTCTCcagaggagaaggacctggtggggcccctgcagcagcagctgaaggatctgaaggagcagcagagccgCAACTCCGAGCTCCTCACCGCGGTCCTGGAGGACACCAAGAAGCTCTCAGGTGAGGGGGGGGTcccatccccagccccccactcctcttcctcctgctccccagcatccTTGGGATGTTTGGAAACCACGGATGTGGCACTGGGGGCCATGGGttggggtgggtgctgctgggactTGGGGATCTTCCAGGTTTCCGAGCTTTGCGATCTGATCTTTGGCGTTGTGGTggttttgtggttggtttttgtgggtttttttgtttgttccttttttccctgttttcccaCAGAAATCCTCTGCACCAGCTGTCCAGGTGGTTGGAGACAGTTCCTCAAAACCTGCTACTTCTTCTCGGGTGATACCAAACCCTGGTTGGGTGCTAAAGAGTTCTGTGACAGCTACAACGCCCACCTGGCCGTGGTGGAGACCGAGCAGGAAGAcgtaagcagagaaaaaaaaacccaaaaaagggTCCAAAATCCACAAATTTCAGCAGTTCAGAGGAATATCCAAGTCCATTCCCCAAGGGGAAAGCTGGAGGTGAAGAAGATGATTCCCTCAAGGAGGAGGAAACCCAATTGGCAGAGATTCCTGTTGGGTTTGGCCAAATTCCATGGATCTGTCCCCAAAATGGCTGCCAGAATTTAAGGGGTTTGAGGGAAAAGCCAAAGGGaagaggctgctgctcctccccccccccatgggggctgtggggctctTGGGGTGGGTATGAGAAAAGATATTTAGAAATGACAGAAGTTTCTCAGAAATTGGAGAAGTTCTCCAGAAATTGGAGAAATTCTTTAGAAGTTGGAGAATTCTTCAGAAGTTGGAGAAATTCTTCAGAAGTTGGAGAAATTCTTCAGAAGTTGGAGAAATTCTTTGTGGAAACTTTGCACTTTTTATCACTTTTAGGGACTTTTTTGTCCCCTACAAGGGACGGgctccccttcctctccacaGCGCCGCTGAATCCTTTTCTGgtcctttccctcttcttctcctaaagcttctgttttattttttttccctcatttccaGAAATTTTTGGCCACTCacatcctggagcagagggaattcTGGCTGGGCCTGAGCGACATCCACAGCGAGGGCGATTGGCACTGGGTCAACGGCCGCCCCCTCACCTTCTCGTAGGTTTTTAACCTCCTTGGATAAATCACCCCACAAAACATCACCTTTGCCTGCCCTCAGAGCTCCTTTTTTTGGGCTCAAACGGGGGGAAAATGAGCAAACCCAGGGTTGCTTTCACCGGGGAGGGGGAATTTTTTGCAAGGAGCTTTCGCCTTCCTCGGGAGACGCCGCGGAGCCCGTTTGCTCTCCCTTTACTTAATAAACCACCCTCAAGCCCCAATAAGTTCCCAAAAGGAGAGTTTTCCACCCAAAACGAtgtgcccccccccctcaaCCTTCCTTCCTAGGttatggaaaaaaggagaaCCCAACAACGTTGGTGCCCAGGGCGAGGACTGCGCCACCATCTACTCCAGTGGCTACTGGAACGACATCAGCTGCACCAGCTCCATCTTCTGGATCTGTGAGCGTAGCTGCTGATGGTACCATCCATCCCGCCCCAAAATGAGAGaaaaccaggcaaaaaaaaccccaaaaccagtGAAAAAACAGTGCAGGGTGAAAacaggaggctggagagggtccaaaAATCAGTCGCTTGCTTCCCGCAGGGTCTCAGCACTGTTCAACTCTTGGAGGGGGTCACTCTTTTGGGGAGGTTTTTAAGGGATTTTTAGGGGGATGTTTGTTAGCATTTTGTATGTAGATTAATTAATCTATTGATGAATTTTATTGACtgattggggggggggggatatgaaaatgaagaaataaaactttttggTTGTGATTGCTCACAGTAATTGCAGCGATTCTGGGATGTGGTGCCAAGGTCCGGGATCACCttttgtttccccccccccagcccaaaaaaaaaaggaaaaatatgctaaaaaaataacaggaagagaaataaatgaagatGAAGCACAAGTGTGTTTTccggggtggggggtggggatgggtaTGCAAATCCTCAACTCGTGGGTGCTGGAGCGCGGCGCCTGTTTTGCCCCAAAGTTTTGGCTGTTGGGTTCCCCTCCTGGTGCTGACACTGCTGGGAGATTTCAGGATTTCGGTTccagcatgggaaaaaaaacccaaaacccaccccaccccctaAATGCTTTTGGAGCTGCCTCCACATTCCTGCAGGTGACAGATTGTTCCTTGTCCCCCCCCAACTCCCCCCACCCAACTCTTTGTCCCCGGTTCCACCAAACCGCGCCGGAAACTCCtcaaatttgggttttttggttttggccTGAAGAGCTCGGCCTTGCCCTCCTTTCCCCACACACCTGCCACCCTCACCCCGAGAAGGAACCGAAACCTCGGGGCTGAGCAAATTGGGGTGTCAGAGGCAGcagggggggggtgtgggggtgcaTCAGGGGGGGTTTCATTCCCCTCCGGGCGCCCGCGCGGCTCCGCTCCCCGGCAAAGCATGGCCCAGCAGGAGACCTACAGCAACTGGTTGGGtcctccagcagcccccaccAAGCGGTTGGTGAGACAAGGAGGTAAAATTGgggacaccccctccccttttccgTGTTTTTTCCGTGGCTTTTCCATGGATTTTCCATGGCCTTGGGGGGGGTCTTGGGGCCAAGCGCTGCTGTGTCCGAAGAAGCCGTCGGGGTGCTCGCTGCCACCGTAGGGAGTGGGGTGAAGCAACTTCTGAGGTCCTCAGAGTCCTCTGGGTCCTGTTCTTTGCTCAGCAGCCCCCAAATCTCTGAGTTTTGGCCCAAATTTCAGGTGGAAACTCCACAAGGGGCCTTCAAAAAGCATCCTTGACGTCTTCACCGGCAACGAGGGGCTAAGGAGATGCTTCAAGGGTTGGAGGATCCTCCCGTTCACTTCAAGggtcttttggggttttttttggcaggaATTTACTCCATTGCTGGGGCAATGACACCCGTGGGGGACTTCAGACCAGGtaaaccatcttttttttttttttttttttttttcttcacctttttttttggcttttttggtagagcagaggggaagcagAAATCTCCGCGGTGCCTTCCCTGGGCTCTGTTTTCAGCTTGGTGGGGCAAACATTTCACACTGGAAGCAGTGGCTCTCTCCAGATTTGGTTTCTTCAGTCAGATGAGATGAAATCatccccaaaacaacccaaaattcCACCCAGGGTGGgttgggaggagggggggggcatTGAGAGGGAACCTTCTGCCTCCATCCTCACCCTTGGTGCCGGCGTTCGCCACCTTCAGGGCTTCAAATCCCAAATTCCAAATCCCTGGAGATTTGGAGCTGAGGGCTCTGCAAGAGCCCAACAACGTTGGGCAGCTCTATCCGAAGTATCACAAAATGGCTCAATATCCTGATTTttaccctttttcttttttgtttttttccctctagcaTCCCCAGACAGCTTTGAGGAGGATTACGACGACGTCTCCATGGCGGAGCTGAGTGGTGGCCTCAAGGAGCCAAAGGCTGATGAGGATCTGCAGAGCCAGAAGAGCAAAGGAGGCACAGGTAGCACCCACCTCCTCTGCCCCCCACCCTCGAGCACCCCAAAACCATCCCGTGGTgactcctttcctcctcctgatAGGACTTTACACCCTGGCAGGGAAACCACAATCTCCAGATCCTTCCCCAAAGGGTGAGTTCGTCCCTCTCGCTTGACTCTGCATCCCACCAAACCTCAAAACTTTGGGATTTCTCCCCAATTTCTccccctgcagagcccagaggtGGCAGGGGACAAAGCCACAGGACATCCCTGGCCATCCTCTACCTCCTGGTGGCTTTGAGCTTCGtggcctgggctctgctcttcGCGCTGGCCGTGGTGAAGTGTAAGTGTCCCCAAACAGGTCCCCCCCCGGgccaggaaacaaaaaatttgGGGAAATATCCCccaaaaaatgcattttaaccCTTCAAAACAACCCATGGCTCCTGGGCATGAGCATCTGTCCAGGTGGGAATGGTGACTGAAGCCCATCAGGGAAGTTTAAttctgctccagtgcctgaaTTTTAGGGTTTTAGCACCAAATCACCCCTCGGAGTTCTACGTCTGCCTCCCCTTGGCCATGCCAACAGTTTTCCTTATTTACTCCAGGTTGGAAATCCTGAGGAAATCCCCTCTGGAATTCCCTCCAAAAATTTCCCAGAAATCGGGAAGATTTCAAAAAATGGCTCCGGAATTCTCAGCTTGgcccccagaaaaaaaaaaaaaagccaaaaattcAGGACATTTCGATGCCTCGACCTCATCCCAccaccttttctttccttcatttttcactCCAGACAGGGAAATCCTGGTGGAGTTGGAGCTCTTGAGGTCGAACCGCTCAGAGGATGAAACCCTGGGTAGGTCCTGGGGTGGGAGGTGCTGATTTCACCGGTGTTTGGGTCTTCCctggcaccttttttttttgggtgtgaatgaaagaaaaatccaattGCTTCTCCCGAGCAGATCCCAGTTCTGCTCCGTCTCTCCTGGGTGattttcctcccagttcccatTGGGAATCCCACAGTGGGGAGCAGCCCCCAACTCAACCGATTCCTGAGGAATTCTCCCCATAACAACCCCAAGAGAAGGGAATCCACCCTGGGGCTCACAGGGATTTTAtcctggggggaggggagggaaaaagctCAAGATTTGGGAAAACTGAAGTGGGGAAGGGGGATAAAGGTgggaaaagggggtgggggtgggcgCTCACCCCTCTGCCCTCTCCAGTGTCTTGGGAGCAGCGGCGGGTGCGGAGCGTGGTGCAGGAATTCTacagggagctgcaggacacGGAAGGTACAACCTCCATTTCCATCTCAATGGCCTCCatttccatctcctccatctccataTTTCCATGACCACCATTTCCATATCCATGGCCTCCCTCTCCACAGCCTCCATCTCTATGACCTCCATCTCCCTGGcctccatttccatttccatctcCATGGCCTCCCCATCTCCATGGCTTCCATTTCCATCTCCTTGGCCTCCATCTCCATGGCctccattttcatttccatctcCTGGCCTCCATTTCCAAAACTTCCATTTCCATGGCCTCCATCTCCATGACCTCCATCTCCCTGGCCTCCATTTCCCTTTCCATCTCCCTGGcctccatttccatttccatctcCATGGCCTCCCCATCTCCATGGCTTCCATTTCCATCTCCTTGGCCTCCATCTCCATGGCCTCCATTTCCAAAACTTCCATTTCCAGGACCTCCATCTCCCTGGcctccatttccatttccatatCCATGGCCTCCATCTCCATGACCTCCATCTCCCTGGCCTCCATTTCCCTTTCCATCTCCATGGCCTCCCCATCTCCATGGCTTCCATTTCCATCTCCTTGGCCTCCATCTCCATGGCCTCCATTTCCATCGCCTCCATTTCCATGGCCACCAAGAGAGGCTCCATCCTCAGGATGGAAAATTTGGGTGGTTTCTCCTCATTTGGAGCTCTCACCTCCTCGAGGTTTCCCCAGCAGAGAAAAAccatgggatttttttaaggtgttttttttttgtttgtttgtttgtttggttttttttttttttttttgccagaatttactttggggtttttttgtaatttttttgtccttccagCCTTGTTCTGCAGATCCATCTCAGACACCAGGAAGTGCTCAGCTGGTTGGGAAAACTTTGGAGAGAGCTGCTACTCCTTCTCAACAGAGACAACGAGCTGGGGGGAGGCCAACCAGACCTGTGCTGACCAAGGGGCTCATTTGATCATCATCGactcagagcaggagcaggtcAGCCAGCGAGTAAAAAATCACCAATTCTGTGGCTTAAAAATGCCGAAAATATCCTTTTTCTTGGAGAATTCCTACTCTGGCCAACACAGGAACTCCAacccttttttgggggggattcAGATTCACCAATATTGGCTCTTATTTGGAGGTGGAGAGACACCAATGAGCAGAGTTCAGTCGAGTGTGACTCTTTTTTGGggtaaaaaatactaaaaacggagcaaaaaaaagtcaatatttACTTTCTGGAGTTCATTGTTGCTTGGACACCCCCAGTTTTTCACTATTTACCAAAAAACGCCACTTGGTTTCGACACCTTCATTGCCCAAAGCCTCAAGGGGCTCCATCATCCACTGGGTTTCtcttcttggggttttttttggggcTGTTTGACCcaattctgcttttccaggacTTTCTGAAGGAGAACATCAACAGCACCTACTGGCTGGGGGTGACGGATCAGCAGAAGGAAGGCAGCTGGGTCTGGACCAACGGCCAAGAGGTGACTTTAAGGTAAAAAAATCGGGAAATTCCAGAAAATcgggaaaaaaacccaaaaatcaagAAGAAGAGGTAAAGTAGACCCAGCCAGAACTTcattttttgggtggttttccataaataaaagaggaaaaatgggaTTATGGGAGCATTTTCTTGCTGGTGGGGAAAAGCCACGCAGCGGTTTTGGTcgtttttttccctcaaaacacaactttctg contains:
- the LOC139787765 gene encoding CD209 antigen-like isoform X7, coding for MAEGEDSPYENWGLAEKMELEKQEWRKPPQKAVLSLPGSSLGKAIMLLYVLLALTFVLLMTLTIVSLCRASSVQEALEGAQMRSEEGQAVAWQNLSKVQHTLEKKLSGELQVIHSQLLNVEISLLPVSREVENVQWKVAQSKAGGERELWGRLHALEEKDLVGPLQQQLKDLKEQQSRNSELLTAVLEDTKKLSEILCTSCPGGWRQFLKTCYFFSGDTKPWLGAKEFCDSYNAHLAVVETEQEDKFLATHILEQREFWLGLSDIHSEGDWHWVNGRPLTFSLWKKGEPNNVGAQGEDCATIYSSGYWNDISCTSSIFWICERSC
- the LOC139787765 gene encoding CD209 antigen-like protein C isoform X4 is translated as MAEGEDSPYENWGLAEKMELEKQEWRKPPQKAVLSLPGSSLGKAIMLLYVLLALTFVLLMTLTIVSLCRASSVQEALEGAQMRSEEGQAVAWQNLSKVQHTLEKKLSGELQVIHSQLLNEEKDLVGPLQQQLKDLKEQQSRNSELLTAVLEDTKKLSEILCTSCPGGWRQFLKTCYFFSGDTKPWLGAKEFCDSYNAHLAVVETEQEDKFLATHILEQREFWLGLSDIHSEGDWHWVNGRPLTFSLWKKGEPNNVGAQGEDCATIYSSGYWNDISCTSSIFWICERSC
- the LOC139787765 gene encoding CD209 antigen-like isoform X1, with the protein product MAEGEDSPYENWGLAEKMELEKQEWRKPPQKVLSLPGSSLGKAIMLLYVLLALTFVLLMTLTIVSLCRASSVQEALEGAQMRSEEGQAVAWQNLSKVQHTLEKKLSGELQVIHSQLLNVEISLLPVSREVENVQWKVAQSKAGGERELWGRLHALEEKDLVGPLQQQLKDLKEQQSRNSELLTAVLEDTKKLSEILCTSCPGGWRQFLKTCYFFSGDTKPWLGAKEFCDSYNAHLAVVETEQEDKFLATHILEQREFWLGLSDIHSEGDWHWVNGRPLTFSLWKKGEPNNVGAQGEDCATIYSSGYWNDISCTSSIFWICERSC
- the LOC139787765 gene encoding CD209 antigen-like protein A isoform X3, yielding MAEGEDSPYENWGLAEKMELEKQEWRKPPQKVLSLPGSSLGKAIMLLYVLLALTFVLLMTLTIVSLCRASSVQEALEGAQMRSEEGQAVAWQNLSKVQHTLEKKLSGELQVIHSQLLNVSREVENVQWKVAQSKAGGERELWGRLHALEEKDLVGPLQQQLKDLKEQQSRNSELLTAVLEDTKKLSEILCTSCPGGWRQFLKTCYFFSGDTKPWLGAKEFCDSYNAHLAVVETEQEDKFLATHILEQREFWLGLSDIHSEGDWHWVNGRPLTFSLWKKGEPNNVGAQGEDCATIYSSGYWNDISCTSSIFWICERSC
- the LOC139787765 gene encoding CD209 antigen-like protein A isoform X2, with amino-acid sequence MAEGEDSPYENWGLAEKMELEKQEWRKPPQKAVLSLPGSSLGKAIMLLYVLLALTFVLLMTLTIVSLCRASSVQEALEGAQMRSEEGQAVAWQNLSKVQHTLEKKLSGELQVIHSQLLNVSREVENVQWKVAQSKAGGERELWGRLHALEEKDLVGPLQQQLKDLKEQQSRNSELLTAVLEDTKKLSEILCTSCPGGWRQFLKTCYFFSGDTKPWLGAKEFCDSYNAHLAVVETEQEDKFLATHILEQREFWLGLSDIHSEGDWHWVNGRPLTFSLWKKGEPNNVGAQGEDCATIYSSGYWNDISCTSSIFWICERSC
- the LOC139787765 gene encoding CD209 antigen-like protein C isoform X6; the encoded protein is MAEGEDSPYENWGLAEKMELEKQEWRKPPQKVLSLPGSSLGKAIMLLYVLLALTFVLLMTLTIVSLCRASSVQEALEGAQMRSEEGQAVAWQNLSKVQHTLEEKDLVGPLQQQLKDLKEQQSRNSELLTAVLEDTKKLSEILCTSCPGGWRQFLKTCYFFSGDTKPWLGAKEFCDSYNAHLAVVETEQEDKFLATHILEQREFWLGLSDIHSEGDWHWVNGRPLTFSLWKKGEPNNVGAQGEDCATIYSSGYWNDISCTSSIFWICERSC
- the LOC139787765 gene encoding CD209 antigen-like protein C isoform X5, yielding MAEGEDSPYENWGLAEKMELEKQEWRKPPQKAVLSLPGSSLGKAIMLLYVLLALTFVLLMTLTIVSLCRASSVQEALEGAQMRSEEGQAVAWQNLSKVQHTLEEKDLVGPLQQQLKDLKEQQSRNSELLTAVLEDTKKLSEILCTSCPGGWRQFLKTCYFFSGDTKPWLGAKEFCDSYNAHLAVVETEQEDKFLATHILEQREFWLGLSDIHSEGDWHWVNGRPLTFSLWKKGEPNNVGAQGEDCATIYSSGYWNDISCTSSIFWICERSC
- the LOC139787767 gene encoding LOW QUALITY PROTEIN: hepatic lectin-like (The sequence of the model RefSeq protein was modified relative to this genomic sequence to represent the inferred CDS: deleted 1 base in 1 codon), with the protein product MAQQETYSNWLGPPAAPTKRLVRQGGIYSIAGAMTPVGDFRPASPDSFEEDYDDVSMAELSGGLKEPKADEDLQSQKSKGGTGLYTLAGKHNLQILPQRVSSSLSLDSASHQTSKLWDFSPISPPAEPRGGRGQSHRTSLAILYLLVALSFVAWALLFALAVVKYREILVELELLRSNRSEDETLALFCRSISDTRKCSAGWENFGESCYSFSTETTSWGEANQTCADQGAHLIIIDSEQEQDFLKENINSTYWLGVTDQQKEGSWVWTNGQEVTLSYFNVWKENKDRDQKNCGSIGPDGIWSDAKCSHPNLWICEKSWNC